One genomic window of Danio rerio strain Tuebingen ecotype United States chromosome 24, GRCz12tu, whole genome shotgun sequence includes the following:
- the bloc1s5 gene encoding biogenesis of lysosome-related organelles complex 1 subunit 5, which yields MEKIIKDVGDIQSRLIDHRPVLQGEIRYFIREFEEKRAFRECRLLENLNKMTSDTNEHDLPRCTESMHEKLCDALTRLEAANHMAQRIQQRELEAEQSTHLQVCAEMRKRDWEEFQKEQCRLKEQVDEEHAKAVGRLSAQYDEMKKDLAKHSSF from the exons ATGGAGAAGATAATTAAGG ATGTTGGTGATATTCAGTCCAGACTGATTGATCACAGGCCGGTCCTGCAGGGAGAAATCAGATACTTCATTAGAGAGTTTGAG GAGAAACGTGCTTTCAGAGAATGCCGCTTGCTTGAAAATCTGAATAAGATGACGTCAGACACCAATGAGCATGATTTGCCACGCTGCACAGAGAGTATGCACGAGAAACTGTGTGACGCTCTCACAAGAC TAGAAGCAGCAAATCATATGGCTCAGAGGATCCAGCAGAGGGAGCTAGAGGCTGAACAG AGCACACATCTGCAGGTGTGTGCAGAGATGCGGAAGCGGGACTGGGAAGAGTTCCAGAAAGAGCAGTGCCGTCTGAAGGAGCAGGTGGATGAGGAGCATGCTAAAGCTGTAGGCAGACTCAGTGCTCAGTATGACGAAATGAAGAAAGACCTGGCCAAACACAGCAGCTTCTGA